The following proteins come from a genomic window of Synechococcus sp. NB0720_010:
- a CDS encoding HlyD family secretion protein has product MSASAAQPAGETKALSPEEAARKKQRTRLIAGGAIGLVATSLATYFIHGHFFPYTDDAYVHAYTVTVSPYVEGYIKTVNTEPNAFVKEGQLLYEIVPLPFQLSVDQQQHQLDAAIAQKEALEQQRLQAKQALKDQEARQWLIDLNQQRYAYLQQQQVVSLEKEQEFQAAKLEARARVKGANLDISRLEKQIGEQEANIRALKAALGNAKVNLNYTRYYAPMDGYVSNNFSIRVGQYVKPGQAMFTLVDNNHWWVDANYLETQIHRIRDGMPAKVRLDMYPGVTFKGKVINISSGSGAYYSLLPPQNATGNWVKVPQRFPVRILMEQNSRHPLRAGATSHATVNTLINPAPPTK; this is encoded by the coding sequence GTGAGCGCATCAGCGGCACAACCCGCAGGGGAGACCAAGGCCCTCAGCCCTGAAGAGGCCGCCCGCAAGAAACAGCGCACCCGCCTAATCGCCGGTGGAGCCATCGGACTGGTCGCCACCAGCCTCGCCACGTACTTCATCCACGGCCACTTCTTTCCCTACACCGACGACGCCTACGTCCACGCCTACACGGTGACCGTCTCACCGTATGTCGAGGGCTACATCAAGACCGTCAATACCGAGCCCAATGCCTTCGTGAAAGAGGGGCAGCTGCTCTATGAGATCGTCCCGCTTCCCTTTCAACTGAGTGTCGATCAGCAACAGCATCAACTCGATGCGGCCATCGCCCAGAAAGAAGCCCTTGAGCAACAGCGCCTGCAGGCCAAGCAGGCCTTGAAGGATCAAGAGGCCCGTCAATGGCTGATCGACCTGAACCAACAGCGCTACGCCTACCTCCAGCAGCAACAGGTGGTCTCGCTCGAGAAGGAGCAGGAATTTCAAGCCGCGAAACTCGAAGCGCGCGCCAGGGTGAAAGGGGCCAACCTCGACATCAGCCGACTGGAGAAACAGATCGGCGAGCAGGAGGCCAACATCCGTGCGCTCAAAGCGGCGCTGGGCAACGCCAAGGTCAACTTGAACTACACCCGCTACTACGCACCGATGGACGGGTATGTCAGCAACAACTTCTCCATTCGTGTTGGTCAATATGTGAAACCTGGCCAGGCGATGTTCACCCTCGTCGACAACAACCACTGGTGGGTGGACGCCAACTATCTGGAGACCCAGATCCACCGCATCCGTGATGGGATGCCCGCCAAGGTCCGGCTCGACATGTACCCCGGTGTGACCTTCAAAGGCAAGGTCATCAACATCAGCTCAGGGAGTGGTGCCTACTACTCCCTGCTGCCGCCCCAAAACGCCACAGGGAACTGGGTGAAGGTGCCGCAACGCTTCCCGGTGCGAATCCTGATGGAGCAAAACAGTCGTCATCCCTTGCGTGCGGGAGCGACCTCCCACGCGACGGTGAACACCTTGATCAATCCTGCGCCGCCGACAAAGTGA
- a CDS encoding VOC family protein, whose amino-acid sequence MAVSHRLGHVALRVQDMERAKRFYLDLGLRLTWEAADWCYVQWPTGEGIALLSPDYKAAGPHFAFHVQNRAEVDQVREQLLAKGHSCGPVHDHRDGTASFYMQDPEGNWLEMLYEPAGGLPSNIGAEPIPLTYS is encoded by the coding sequence ATGGCCGTCTCCCATCGCCTTGGCCATGTCGCCCTGCGGGTGCAGGACATGGAGCGGGCCAAGCGTTTCTATCTCGATTTGGGCTTGCGGCTGACCTGGGAAGCCGCGGACTGGTGCTATGTCCAGTGGCCTACTGGTGAAGGCATTGCTCTTCTCAGCCCTGACTACAAGGCGGCAGGCCCCCACTTCGCCTTTCACGTCCAGAACCGCGCTGAAGTGGATCAGGTGCGGGAGCAGCTGCTTGCCAAGGGGCACTCCTGCGGTCCGGTGCATGACCACCGCGACGGCACGGCCTCCTTCTACATGCAGGATCCAGAAGGGAACTGGTTGGAGATGCTCTATGAGCCCGCCGGCGGGCTGCCCTCCAATATCGGAGCCGAGCCGATACCTCTGACCTACTCGTGA
- a CDS encoding MFS transporter, translated as MSSPPSSLWVTNRGVVAICFLALELVFFSTDSIGVPAHEYVSGDVGGTPYLEVWFQVAFLVPAALIMPLLGSLKERVGAKAIATVGPGVFGIACLLSSVATDPQLFIAMRVLQGLGAGVIPAAAGGYLGGQLGEKYTPMGKGLVALALVTGSTIGIPLSAFVTWYLSWRTLYAGLGLAALAAVAVILRLMPATPGDPKAEIDWLGYGLMAGGFGLLSLSLVVGNQREWFSSGIYVVMLWSSLLLLGLFGWRVATVPKLINLKIFQDVNYCVSAVNLSSVMFFLFMIFAIVPRFLMVVVNNTIENYAWSFLPFVAAAILTGLMVTPGASPHLIAATIPAKKKLCSAAIFTFALTALWMAYTSAQQSNSNVTLQLILVGVCFALINCLEIQMSFSTMPAELMTSASSVLFFCTNISKALSGGVSSAIRTVSTQGSWERFREQSYGSNWGLETFQEPLSGHPMGISGNLWSQGSLELLNKAIAQQAEVVNFINIATLVGLVLLVLCVLPQLHRTAPAKTKEQP; from the coding sequence TTGAGCAGTCCACCCAGCAGCCTCTGGGTCACCAATCGCGGGGTGGTGGCGATCTGCTTTCTGGCGCTGGAGCTGGTGTTTTTCTCCACCGACTCCATCGGTGTGCCCGCCCATGAATATGTCAGCGGCGATGTGGGTGGGACGCCCTATCTGGAGGTGTGGTTTCAGGTGGCCTTCCTGGTGCCAGCCGCCCTGATCATGCCCCTGTTGGGCAGCCTGAAAGAGCGGGTCGGGGCCAAGGCCATCGCCACGGTGGGTCCAGGGGTCTTCGGCATCGCCTGCCTGCTCAGCTCCGTTGCGACCGATCCGCAGCTGTTCATCGCGATGCGCGTGCTGCAGGGACTCGGAGCCGGGGTGATCCCGGCGGCAGCGGGGGGCTACCTGGGCGGTCAGCTGGGGGAGAAGTACACGCCGATGGGCAAGGGATTGGTGGCCCTGGCCTTGGTCACGGGCTCCACCATCGGCATTCCCCTCTCCGCCTTCGTCACCTGGTACCTCAGTTGGCGGACGCTCTACGCCGGCCTGGGCCTAGCGGCCCTGGCAGCAGTCGCCGTTATCCTGCGATTAATGCCCGCGACCCCGGGTGACCCGAAAGCCGAGATCGACTGGCTGGGCTATGGGCTGATGGCCGGTGGCTTCGGACTCCTGAGCCTCTCGCTGGTGGTCGGGAACCAACGGGAGTGGTTCAGCAGCGGGATCTATGTGGTGATGCTTTGGAGCTCACTGCTGTTGCTTGGGCTCTTTGGCTGGCGTGTGGCCACCGTCCCCAAACTGATCAACCTCAAGATTTTTCAGGACGTCAATTACTGCGTGAGCGCGGTGAACCTGAGCTCCGTGATGTTCTTTCTGTTCATGATCTTTGCGATCGTCCCGCGCTTCTTGATGGTGGTGGTCAACAACACCATTGAGAACTACGCCTGGTCCTTTCTTCCCTTTGTCGCAGCGGCGATCCTGACGGGCCTGATGGTCACGCCGGGGGCCAGCCCCCATCTCATCGCCGCCACCATCCCCGCCAAAAAGAAACTCTGTTCTGCGGCGATCTTCACCTTTGCCTTGACCGCGCTCTGGATGGCTTACACCTCAGCCCAGCAGAGCAACAGCAACGTCACCCTGCAATTGATCCTGGTGGGGGTCTGCTTCGCCCTGATCAATTGCCTCGAGATTCAGATGTCGTTCTCGACGATGCCGGCGGAACTGATGACCAGCGCCAGCTCCGTGCTGTTCTTCTGCACGAACATCTCCAAGGCCCTCTCTGGGGGAGTGAGTTCCGCTATCCGAACCGTGAGCACGCAGGGCAGCTGGGAACGGTTTCGTGAGCAGAGCTACGGGTCCAACTGGGGGCTGGAGACCTTCCAAGAACCCTTGAGCGGGCATCCCATGGGCATCAGCGGCAACCTCTGGTCCCAAGGCTCCCTTGAGCTGCTCAACAAAGCCATCGCCCAACAGGCCGAAGTGGTCAACTTCATCAACATCGCCACCCTGGTGGGGCTCGTCCTGCTGGTGCTCTGCGTGCTGCCCCAGCTTCACCGCACGGCACCAGCCAAAACGAAAGAACAGCCCTAG